From a single Shewanella denitrificans OS217 genomic region:
- a CDS encoding surface lipoprotein assembly modifier, whose amino-acid sequence MMAIYSRITCVLLLSCAQPSAMAQTETQNDAVTVTGKAQAGMEYQSNVNISELEQASGASDSATVLEAEINLGWQASEALRFDTGYSINDKRYQDASDYDTRLQLAFIDSNYRFDNMNLGANFYHAKADLAQRDFMSLNQYSLYSMHNLSDTWYLRPSVKRSEKTFAQLESRDASNNGANLDSYWFFDQGQRFVSVGLNYEDEAAQDNAFSYGAKGVSVRASSKFDLWQLSQQLQLGMKLSLRDYAQGIDGASRDDLHQQFDAKWTLNINSHFAVVTSLEYGDYQSVLDSANYNETRAGLMLQVSF is encoded by the coding sequence ATGATGGCTATATACTCTCGTATTACCTGTGTCTTGCTACTCAGCTGTGCTCAACCGAGCGCCATGGCTCAAACTGAAACTCAAAATGATGCTGTAACTGTCACTGGCAAAGCGCAAGCAGGCATGGAATATCAATCAAACGTTAATATCAGTGAACTGGAACAGGCGAGTGGTGCATCAGACTCGGCCACAGTGTTAGAGGCTGAAATCAATTTGGGTTGGCAGGCGAGCGAAGCGCTGCGATTCGATACGGGTTATAGCATCAATGACAAGCGTTATCAGGACGCCAGTGACTATGATACTCGCCTGCAATTGGCCTTTATCGATAGTAACTATAGGTTTGATAACATGAACCTAGGTGCCAATTTTTATCATGCAAAGGCTGATTTAGCCCAGCGCGATTTCATGAGTTTAAATCAGTACAGCCTCTACAGCATGCATAATCTCAGTGACACTTGGTACCTGCGCCCGAGTGTGAAGCGCAGTGAGAAAACCTTTGCTCAACTTGAGTCTCGCGATGCCAGCAATAACGGTGCTAATCTGGATTCTTATTGGTTTTTCGATCAAGGTCAGCGCTTCGTTTCTGTGGGGCTGAACTATGAAGATGAAGCCGCACAAGATAATGCGTTCAGCTATGGCGCCAAAGGGGTGAGCGTTCGAGCCTCGAGTAAATTTGATTTATGGCAGTTATCACAGCAACTCCAACTGGGGATGAAACTCAGCCTTAGGGATTATGCGCAAGGCATCGATGGCGCGAGTCGTGATGATCTGCATCAGCAGTTCGATGCTAAATGGACGCTGAACATCAACTCCCATTTTGCTGTGGTGACTAGCCTAGAATATGGTGATTATCAGTCGGTATTAGACAGTGCCAATTATAATGAGACACGGGCGGGATTGATGTTACAGGTGAGTTTTTAA
- a CDS encoding S8 family serine peptidase: protein MSTFTLSSMALLGLGLLPLTANAQLLPLPPLPSQVIGTLDKTTERQTERLNALKQQGLLEQQLQQSLASKATLLNPLTQLPNIVPVVNALGQTVFNDVAVEQGLRAVEREWLLLLSTSQWQQLLTQAPELESYLSSQITLTQLQLQLIKIRVPSQLDNMAALRLNLPELLAPYLSRNYIYQTQTAEPLAHQETANPAPTDKALATTVPAAPICNQPITLGMVDTAISPHHSALTQTAQFALLQRSFLAEGIAISYAHGTAVAGVLAGRDKQLNPLLSSLTLLNAGAFYAQNAYQQGASLESILQALNWLVSEGVRVVNMSLTGPDNPVLQQVVTGLAEQGTVLIAAAGNGGPAAAPLFPAAYPQVIAVTAVDKRLELYRWANQGDYIDFAALGVKVLTTRADGSIGMESGTSMATPVVTAKIACLLAAKPELDLSQIVQQLQQQVVDLGVPGKDPLFGHGVLVRP, encoded by the coding sequence ATGAGCACTTTTACACTATCTTCAATGGCCTTACTTGGCCTTGGCCTCTTGCCCTTAACGGCAAACGCCCAGTTATTGCCCCTGCCGCCACTGCCCTCTCAGGTTATAGGCACCCTAGACAAAACCACAGAGCGTCAGACTGAGCGGCTAAATGCATTGAAACAACAAGGTTTACTCGAACAGCAATTACAACAATCCTTGGCAAGCAAAGCCACATTATTAAATCCCTTGACCCAACTGCCCAACATAGTCCCAGTGGTGAATGCCTTAGGCCAAACTGTCTTTAATGACGTCGCTGTCGAACAAGGGCTTAGAGCGGTAGAGCGTGAATGGTTATTGCTGCTATCGACCTCACAATGGCAACAGTTATTAACCCAGGCGCCCGAGCTTGAATCATACCTCAGTTCGCAAATAACCCTGACTCAATTACAATTGCAGTTAATAAAAATCCGCGTGCCGAGTCAACTCGATAACATGGCGGCATTACGCCTCAATTTACCCGAGCTGTTGGCGCCTTATCTCAGTCGCAATTACATTTACCAAACCCAAACGGCTGAGCCGTTAGCCCATCAAGAAACGGCAAATCCAGCACCGACCGATAAAGCCCTTGCCACCACGGTGCCGGCAGCGCCCATCTGTAACCAACCCATCACCTTAGGCATGGTGGATACGGCTATTAGCCCCCATCACAGCGCGCTCACTCAAACGGCGCAGTTCGCCTTGCTGCAACGAAGTTTTTTAGCCGAAGGCATTGCTATTTCCTATGCCCATGGTACAGCGGTAGCCGGGGTGTTAGCCGGCAGAGATAAGCAACTCAACCCCTTGTTGTCGTCATTAACCTTACTCAATGCAGGGGCGTTTTATGCTCAAAACGCCTACCAACAAGGTGCCAGCCTAGAGAGCATCTTACAGGCATTAAATTGGTTGGTCAGCGAAGGGGTACGGGTTGTCAACATGAGCCTCACTGGCCCAGATAATCCGGTATTACAACAGGTAGTGACAGGTTTAGCCGAGCAAGGCACAGTGTTAATCGCCGCCGCAGGTAATGGGGGGCCAGCAGCCGCGCCATTATTTCCCGCCGCTTACCCACAAGTGATCGCGGTCACTGCGGTAGACAAACGGCTTGAATTATATCGCTGGGCCAATCAGGGGGACTATATCGATTTTGCGGCGCTTGGGGTGAAGGTACTCACCACGCGCGCAGATGGCAGTATCGGAATGGAGAGCGGCACTTCCATGGCCACACCTGTAGTAACGGCAAAAATTGCCTGCCTGCTTGCTGCAAAACCTGAGCTAGATTTAAGTCAAATAGTGCAGCAATTACAGCAACAAGTGGTAGATTTAGGGGTCCCAGGAAAGGACCCACTGTTTGGTCATGGGGTATTGGTGCGGCCTTAA
- a CDS encoding RNA polymerase sigma factor codes for MKTELTLLLPALRRFAYSLTGTMPDADDLVQNTVVRLLKSPPPEGVPLAKWAFKICRNQWIDDYRSQKVRTLATDKPELQDENFTDGEAEMINDITLGEVNTAMNSLSDEQREVLSLIAVQGMSYSEAADILAIPTGTIMSRLARARANMVSFFNQKSGSMA; via the coding sequence ATGAAAACTGAATTAACCTTGCTACTGCCCGCGTTGAGGCGCTTTGCCTACTCGCTCACTGGCACTATGCCAGATGCGGATGATCTGGTGCAAAATACTGTGGTACGGCTCTTAAAATCCCCGCCGCCAGAGGGCGTGCCCTTGGCTAAGTGGGCCTTTAAAATTTGCCGTAATCAATGGATAGATGATTATCGCTCGCAAAAAGTGCGCACCTTGGCAACGGATAAGCCAGAATTGCAAGACGAAAACTTCACCGACGGTGAAGCCGAGATGATTAACGATATTACTCTAGGGGAAGTCAATACCGCCATGAACTCATTATCGGATGAGCAGCGTGAAGTGCTCTCCCTGATCGCGGTGCAAGGCATGAGTTACAGTGAGGCTGCCGATATATTAGCCATCCCGACGGGCACCATAATGAGCCGTTTAGCACGCGCCAGGGCCAATATGGTGAGTTTTTTCAATCAAAAAAGTGGGAGCATGGCATGA
- a CDS encoding anti-sigma factor family protein: protein MKITDETLSAFIDAQLPEAQMEQVREAIALDETLAERLADLAMVDPMVKAYYQDIDQHPVPEATLRLLEEDVAPTAKIIAFPSWRKLQQQVQQHAAAWVFIALLAGYGVSQFDIISGTAPEPSSTFASQTSSFDLNLGEQLESQMSGQRIALTDNQALSIRLSFYNQEGDLCRQYGLESDSQMSENISCRQQGEWQQVASVSLPKDKTGDAQYQTASGGSALDSVLDSMMKGSGLTLVQEQQALASLQD, encoded by the coding sequence ATGAAAATTACTGACGAAACCTTATCCGCCTTTATCGATGCTCAGCTGCCAGAAGCGCAGATGGAGCAGGTTAGGGAGGCCATTGCCTTAGATGAAACCCTCGCCGAGCGCCTCGCCGATTTGGCCATGGTCGACCCTATGGTGAAGGCTTATTATCAGGATATCGACCAGCACCCAGTGCCTGAAGCCACCTTAAGATTGCTGGAGGAGGATGTGGCGCCCACGGCTAAGATCATCGCCTTTCCAAGTTGGCGAAAACTGCAACAACAGGTACAACAACATGCAGCGGCATGGGTGTTTATTGCCTTGTTAGCAGGCTATGGGGTGTCGCAATTTGACATCATCAGTGGCACTGCCCCAGAGCCATCCTCAACCTTTGCCAGCCAAACCTCGTCGTTTGATCTTAACTTAGGTGAGCAATTAGAAAGTCAAATGAGCGGCCAAAGGATCGCCCTTACCGACAATCAAGCTTTATCGATAAGGTTAAGTTTTTACAATCAAGAGGGTGACTTGTGCCGTCAGTATGGTTTAGAAAGCGACAGCCAAATGAGCGAAAATATTAGCTGCAGGCAACAAGGTGAGTGGCAGCAGGTGGCCAGTGTCAGTTTGCCCAAGGATAAGACTGGAGATGCCCAATATCAGACCGCAAGTGGCGGCTCGGCGCTCGACTCAGTGTTAGATAGTATGATGAAAGGATCTGGGCTTACCTTAGTGCAGGAACAACAGGCACTGGCAAGTTTACAAGATTGA
- a CDS encoding CC0125/CC1285 family lipoprotein, translating to MILKTLTLIFAGLFLIGCSQHALFQPNTVEEAGYRFTEYKITQGYYRISVSSAKHNNLEHQTFDHKALEQQALNRARELTEQQGYDWFVVISPTQQQEVKRQTPSQVNKAGTSASKQDSHIIEIHMGIGVKP from the coding sequence ATGATACTAAAAACCCTGACGTTAATCTTTGCAGGCTTGTTCTTAATTGGGTGCAGTCAGCATGCTCTTTTTCAGCCCAATACAGTGGAAGAGGCGGGCTACCGTTTTACTGAGTACAAGATAACCCAAGGCTATTATCGGATAAGTGTTAGCTCAGCCAAGCATAACAATCTCGAACATCAAACCTTCGACCATAAAGCCCTCGAACAGCAGGCCCTAAACAGGGCTAGGGAACTGACGGAGCAACAAGGCTATGATTGGTTTGTGGTCATTAGCCCCACTCAGCAGCAAGAAGTAAAGCGTCAAACCCCAAGCCAAGTTAACAAAGCGGGGACCTCGGCAAGCAAGCAGGACTCGCATATTATCGAGATCCACATGGGAATTGGGGTTAAGCCTTAG